The Teredinibacter sp. KSP-S5-2 genome includes a window with the following:
- a CDS encoding acyl carrier protein, with product MTEEQIFEELKSILVESFMLEPDDITREAHLFHDLDFDSIDAIDLAAKVHAQTGKQLNPEQFRDVQTVGDVVSVVAKLFADE from the coding sequence ATGACAGAAGAACAAATCTTTGAAGAACTAAAATCGATTCTTGTTGAGTCCTTCATGCTTGAGCCGGACGATATTACCCGGGAAGCGCATCTTTTCCACGATCTGGACTTTGACAGTATTGATGCGATCGACTTGGCGGCGAAAGTTCACGCTCAAACCGGGAAGCAGCTTAACCCTGAGCAGTTTCGCGATGTGCAAACCGTTGGTGACGTGGTCTCTGTAGTAGCAAAACTATTTGCTGATGAATAA
- a CDS encoding phosphopantetheine-binding protein: MSDSNALSALETEIKQMIIEELDLEDTEVDDIDTNDALFVDGLGLDSIDALELGLAINKRFGVKLEANSEENKEHFRSVATLAKFVNEKRG; this comes from the coding sequence ATGTCTGATAGTAATGCGTTATCTGCTTTAGAAACGGAAATCAAACAGATGATTATTGAGGAGCTTGATCTGGAAGATACTGAAGTTGACGACATAGACACAAATGATGCGTTATTTGTCGATGGTTTGGGATTGGACTCGATCGATGCTTTAGAGCTTGGTTTGGCCATTAACAAACGCTTCGGTGTTAAGTTAGAAGCTAACTCAGAGGAAAATAAGGAGCACTTCCGCTCTGTCGCCACATTGGCGAAGTTTGTAAATGAGAAAAGAGGTTAA
- a CDS encoding AMP-binding protein, with product MSLTQSFSHRLFSGPNSPLVLSANQPDVVLDLQQFRQQVSALSGVLVKRPEKRWVLWADTAKGFIVQFFALCAANKHIVLPGNLMLGTMQNLAGQFDALLTESPFGQSNQLSYDLVQLVYLDALHARDALPENQSEAVLQLSDHIEVTLYTSGTTGEPKSIYKTLELLLVEVQAQHQLWGERLANHCVISTVSHQHIYGVLHYILWPLYRGAAVIDEVVQYPESLIGIACHLAPMVLVSSPTHLKRLPECSLSAELEEAKPVFSAIFSSTGVLPLADSQAVAKLTGEVPWEIFGSTETGGVAWRQQKGEMPHYWQPIPGVKVQQAEDTGCLLIEAEHIAEEGIYEMSDLVAFSPNDNNRFLLKGRVDKVAKVEGKRFSLTEMEKRLVAHPLVIDSRVLVVNSAKRDEVYVVAVLSDAGNEKIKLGKKRAVNLQLKQYLANYFEQPLLPRKWRYVTRFPADSQGKVTYQQLIGLFDTATASTAKLEQV from the coding sequence ATGAGCTTAACTCAGTCCTTTTCCCATCGGCTCTTTAGCGGGCCGAATAGCCCGTTGGTGTTGTCTGCCAACCAACCCGACGTGGTGTTGGATCTTCAACAATTTCGACAGCAGGTGAGCGCTCTTTCCGGTGTTTTAGTTAAGCGTCCAGAAAAACGATGGGTGTTGTGGGCTGATACTGCCAAAGGCTTTATCGTTCAGTTTTTTGCCTTGTGTGCTGCAAATAAGCACATCGTCTTACCCGGCAATCTAATGCTGGGAACCATGCAAAACCTGGCTGGGCAATTCGATGCCTTGCTAACCGAAAGTCCGTTTGGCCAATCTAATCAATTATCTTATGACTTGGTTCAACTGGTGTATTTGGATGCGTTGCACGCGCGGGATGCCTTACCTGAAAACCAGAGCGAAGCTGTGCTACAGCTAAGCGATCATATTGAGGTCACTCTTTATACCTCTGGCACCACCGGCGAGCCCAAATCCATATACAAAACCCTAGAACTGTTGCTTGTTGAAGTTCAGGCACAGCATCAATTGTGGGGGGAGCGGCTGGCTAATCACTGCGTGATCTCGACGGTCAGTCATCAGCATATATACGGCGTCTTGCATTATATTTTGTGGCCTTTGTACCGCGGAGCTGCGGTAATTGACGAAGTCGTGCAATACCCGGAATCGCTAATTGGTATCGCATGCCATTTGGCTCCAATGGTGTTGGTTTCCAGTCCAACCCATTTAAAGCGTTTGCCGGAATGTAGTTTGAGTGCGGAGTTGGAAGAGGCCAAGCCTGTCTTTAGCGCTATTTTTTCTTCAACCGGTGTGTTACCCCTGGCGGATTCCCAGGCTGTTGCCAAGCTGACAGGGGAAGTACCCTGGGAAATATTTGGCAGCACAGAAACCGGGGGGGTGGCCTGGCGTCAGCAAAAAGGTGAAATGCCCCATTACTGGCAGCCCATTCCCGGGGTAAAAGTACAGCAGGCGGAAGATACTGGATGCCTGCTGATCGAGGCGGAGCATATCGCCGAGGAGGGCATTTATGAAATGTCCGATCTGGTGGCGTTTAGCCCAAATGACAACAATCGGTTCCTGCTAAAAGGACGTGTTGATAAGGTCGCCAAGGTTGAGGGTAAGCGCTTCTCCCTGACGGAAATGGAAAAGCGGCTCGTTGCTCACCCCCTGGTAATTGATAGCCGGGTTTTGGTCGTCAATTCCGCCAAGCGTGATGAAGTCTATGTGGTTGCTGTACTTTCCGACGCTGGTAATGAAAAAATAAAACTAGGGAAAAAGCGCGCCGTTAATCTTCAGTTAAAACAGTATTTGGCAAACTACTTCGAGCAGCCGCTATTGCCGAGAAAATGGCGGTATGTCACCCGCTTCCCGGCTGATAGCCAGGGCAAGGTAACGTACCAACAATTAATTGGCCTATTTGACACGGCAACAGCATCGACCGCCAAACTAGAGCAGGTATAA
- a CDS encoding BtrH N-terminal domain-containing protein, with amino-acid sequence MHFEHNQSAHCETGVMSALLTHNGLPMSEAMALGLSNAVAFAYIPFIKLAGQPLISYRLPPKFIIKGLAKRLKLKINFQNFKDPLQGAEALEREVESGKLVGLQTSVYWLPYFPEEMRFHFNAHNMLVYGKKGGSYLISDPVFEDVVEVTEKDLTKARFAKGALAPKGLMYTLESMPETIDYEQHIPAAIKKNYKVMLGAPLPIIGIRGIRHLSKQVRNLSKKRELRDQKLYLGHIVRMQEEIGTGGAGFRFIYASFLEESSRIMGDSQLKEISDSMTDTGDAWRDFAVSAVQQTKAKGVMDLNGLADKVLVVAEKEKDVWRQLKSWSKNK; translated from the coding sequence ATGCATTTTGAACACAATCAGTCTGCCCACTGTGAAACCGGGGTTATGTCGGCTTTGCTGACGCATAATGGGTTGCCGATGAGTGAGGCAATGGCTTTGGGTTTGTCGAATGCCGTTGCGTTTGCTTACATTCCCTTCATTAAGCTGGCCGGTCAGCCTTTAATATCCTACCGGTTGCCACCTAAGTTCATTATTAAAGGCTTGGCAAAACGATTAAAACTAAAAATCAACTTTCAGAATTTCAAAGATCCGTTACAGGGCGCCGAAGCCTTGGAGCGAGAAGTGGAATCCGGAAAGCTTGTTGGATTACAGACTTCTGTATATTGGCTACCTTATTTCCCCGAAGAAATGCGATTTCATTTTAATGCGCACAATATGTTGGTTTATGGGAAAAAGGGCGGCAGCTACTTGATTAGCGACCCGGTTTTTGAAGATGTTGTGGAAGTAACGGAAAAAGATTTAACCAAAGCGCGTTTTGCTAAAGGTGCACTTGCTCCCAAGGGCTTGATGTACACACTGGAATCGATGCCTGAAACTATTGATTACGAGCAACATATTCCCGCAGCGATAAAGAAAAATTACAAGGTTATGCTAGGTGCACCTCTACCAATTATCGGTATTCGAGGTATTCGACACTTGAGTAAACAAGTAAGAAACCTATCGAAAAAACGAGAACTTCGCGATCAGAAATTGTATCTTGGGCATATTGTCCGGATGCAGGAAGAGATTGGCACGGGCGGTGCGGGTTTTCGTTTTATCTATGCTTCATTCCTTGAAGAGTCTTCTCGCATAATGGGTGATTCGCAACTGAAAGAAATTTCCGATTCCATGACGGATACTGGTGATGCATGGCGAGATTTCGCCGTGAGTGCGGTTCAGCAGACCAAAGCGAAAGGTGTGATGGACTTGAACGGATTAGCTGACAAAGTACTTGTCGTTGCCGAAAAGGAAAAGGATGTATGGCGGCAACTAAAAAGCTGGTCTAAGAATAAATAA
- a CDS encoding ABC transporter ATP-binding protein codes for MLSINDLSFCYPNSSASVLHHISLEVAQGEILGLLGPNGAGKTTLVSLLVGLLKPASGAIMIGDKPAVLGRKDVALAPQEYAFYPQLSIRENLSYFAGVLGGHNNKSIEQLIDHCSLTSVASIPSGKLSGGEKRRLNLAITLLQNPKVLILDEPTANVDPASRAQIIELVQKQNALGTTIIYTSHLLGEVQSFCQTMALIHKGTIALSGELNRLLSAHHPILELNYLELNNEQRQQLLTIAPEAKARGQHKFDIPIAQGAQGAIQLLERLGETKLAPDSFSFAQGSLEELFLSITESDSPRP; via the coding sequence TTGCTTAGTATCAACGATCTCAGCTTTTGCTACCCAAACAGTTCTGCCTCCGTGTTGCACCATATTTCCCTGGAAGTCGCTCAAGGGGAGATATTAGGCCTACTTGGGCCGAACGGTGCGGGTAAGACCACTTTGGTGTCCCTGCTAGTTGGCTTGCTTAAGCCGGCATCGGGCGCGATTATGATCGGCGATAAACCAGCAGTGCTCGGCCGTAAAGATGTGGCACTAGCGCCTCAAGAATATGCCTTTTATCCACAACTAAGCATTAGAGAGAACCTATCGTATTTTGCAGGTGTACTAGGCGGACATAACAATAAATCGATTGAACAACTGATCGATCACTGTAGCCTCACCTCCGTCGCATCTATTCCTTCCGGGAAATTATCCGGCGGCGAAAAGCGACGACTGAACCTGGCAATCACCTTACTGCAAAACCCCAAAGTACTAATTCTGGATGAACCGACAGCCAACGTGGACCCTGCGTCACGCGCTCAAATTATCGAATTGGTGCAGAAGCAAAACGCCCTGGGAACCACGATTATCTATACCTCTCACCTGCTTGGCGAAGTACAGTCCTTTTGTCAAACTATGGCGCTTATCCACAAGGGAACCATTGCGTTATCCGGTGAATTGAACCGGCTGCTTTCGGCCCACCACCCCATTTTGGAACTGAATTACCTCGAACTGAACAACGAGCAAAGGCAACAATTACTTACCATTGCTCCCGAGGCCAAGGCCAGGGGACAACACAAATTCGACATCCCCATAGCACAGGGAGCTCAAGGAGCTATTCAACTACTGGAACGGTTAGGCGAGACCAAACTGGCACCTGATAGTTTTAGTTTTGCCCAGGGCAGCCTCGAAGAATTATTTCTCTCTATCACAGAATCGGATTCACCCCGGCCATGA
- a CDS encoding aromatic amino acid ammonia-lyase yields the protein MTNKHQSVEFGASPITIEEVVSIANGTGAVALTDDQNQLNKIQASAKFLDDLWREDGVIYGVTTGYGDSCTVTVPAHLVEELPIHLTRFHGCGMGRYFDETYGRAILAARTVSLVQGFSGVRLELLQTLIEMMNRGIVPVVPEEGSVGASGDLTPLSYVAAALMGEREVYYKGKKIPAKEAFEAEGLPTLHLKPKEGLAIMNGTAVMTAVACMAYSRAEYLSELVTKITSMATVALKGNANHFDEKLFSVKPHPGQGEVARRIRSDLKSNVVARNSNRLQDRYSIRCAPHIIGVLEDSFPWMRQFIETELNSANDNPIIDGEGEHLLHGGHFYGGHIAFVMDSMKNAVANLADLLDRQMALLMDTKFNNGLPSNLSGATPDRAMINHGFKAVQIGCSSWAAEALKNTMPASVFSRSTECHNQDKVSMGTIAARDCIRVLELTEQIAAAQLLAVTQALYLRKNDADFDQAAITPSLEKMYSNVREFFDILDEDRPLEHVLRQTVQFIRERRWSLYGA from the coding sequence ATGACTAATAAACACCAGTCGGTCGAATTTGGCGCAAGCCCGATTACTATTGAGGAAGTTGTATCTATTGCCAATGGAACAGGGGCAGTTGCCCTGACAGACGATCAAAATCAATTGAATAAAATTCAAGCCAGTGCCAAATTCCTGGACGATCTGTGGCGTGAAGACGGTGTGATTTATGGTGTGACAACGGGTTATGGTGATTCTTGTACTGTGACCGTACCGGCGCATTTGGTTGAAGAATTACCCATTCATTTAACCCGGTTCCATGGTTGTGGCATGGGTCGGTATTTTGATGAAACCTACGGTCGGGCGATTTTGGCTGCGCGCACTGTTTCATTAGTACAGGGTTTTTCCGGTGTCCGTCTCGAATTATTACAAACCCTGATTGAAATGATGAATCGGGGTATCGTGCCTGTTGTACCTGAAGAAGGGTCGGTTGGCGCGAGTGGTGACTTAACCCCGCTTTCCTATGTTGCTGCGGCGTTAATGGGTGAAAGGGAAGTGTATTACAAGGGTAAGAAAATACCTGCTAAGGAAGCTTTTGAAGCAGAAGGTTTACCAACATTACACCTGAAACCAAAAGAAGGTTTGGCCATTATGAATGGTACTGCGGTGATGACTGCGGTGGCGTGTATGGCTTATAGCCGAGCTGAATATCTTTCTGAATTGGTGACCAAAATTACGTCTATGGCCACCGTTGCACTGAAAGGTAATGCCAACCATTTTGACGAAAAACTTTTTTCCGTGAAGCCACACCCTGGACAGGGTGAAGTGGCGCGTCGTATCCGTTCGGATTTAAAAAGCAATGTCGTTGCGAGAAACTCCAATCGATTACAAGACCGATATTCAATCCGCTGTGCCCCACATATTATTGGTGTGCTTGAAGATTCCTTCCCCTGGATGCGTCAGTTTATTGAAACAGAATTAAACAGCGCTAACGATAATCCGATTATCGACGGTGAAGGTGAGCACCTGCTACACGGCGGTCATTTTTATGGTGGACACATTGCGTTTGTTATGGATTCAATGAAAAACGCCGTTGCCAACTTGGCGGATCTATTGGATCGACAAATGGCGCTGCTTATGGATACCAAATTTAATAACGGCTTGCCATCCAACTTGTCAGGTGCAACACCGGACCGGGCAATGATTAATCATGGTTTTAAAGCGGTACAGATAGGTTGTTCCTCTTGGGCCGCTGAAGCGTTAAAAAATACGATGCCAGCCAGTGTTTTTTCCCGTTCTACAGAGTGTCACAACCAGGATAAAGTCAGCATGGGCACCATTGCCGCGCGTGATTGTATCCGGGTGCTGGAATTAACAGAACAAATCGCTGCGGCGCAATTGCTGGCCGTTACACAAGCGTTGTATCTGCGAAAAAATGATGCTGATTTCGATCAGGCGGCAATTACACCTTCGTTGGAAAAAATGTATTCAAATGTTCGGGAGTTCTTCGATATTCTTGATGAAGACCGTCCATTAGAGCATGTGTTACGCCAAACGGTTCAGTTCATTCGTGAACGACGATGGAGTTTATACGGTGCCTAA
- a CDS encoding lysophospholipid acyltransferase family protein, with translation MSRIVVRLKHYNRVLATGLCFATFFLCGFAISTTLFPVFYLWPGTRLQKSRRARQAIHYTFRWFVGQMEFFGLIKVRTHNAGLLKQAKGCLVIANHPTLIDVVILASLVPYPNCVVKGELFRNKYLKRVVTLAGFISNDDADMMINGAQQAFEDQDALIIFPEGSRSVPKQPLQFRRGAANIAVRTRAPMLSVFITCNPITLIKGEAWYQVPPSKAVIDIYVREWLDPIDMADGCEDPPAAARKLTKNLQEYFEKGLQEYV, from the coding sequence ATGAGTCGTATTGTTGTACGCCTGAAACACTACAATCGTGTGCTGGCGACGGGGCTGTGTTTTGCCACCTTTTTCCTGTGTGGCTTTGCTATATCCACGACCCTGTTTCCAGTGTTTTATCTTTGGCCTGGAACCCGGCTACAGAAAAGCCGCCGAGCCAGGCAGGCTATCCATTACACGTTTCGCTGGTTTGTGGGTCAAATGGAGTTTTTTGGCCTGATTAAAGTGAGGACCCATAACGCTGGCCTGCTTAAGCAAGCCAAGGGGTGTCTAGTGATTGCTAATCACCCAACCCTGATTGATGTGGTGATTCTGGCCTCGCTTGTTCCTTACCCCAACTGTGTGGTTAAAGGGGAATTATTTCGCAACAAATACCTGAAAAGAGTGGTTACTCTGGCCGGTTTCATCAGTAATGATGATGCGGATATGATGATTAATGGTGCTCAGCAGGCGTTTGAAGACCAGGATGCATTGATCATTTTCCCAGAGGGATCGCGATCTGTGCCAAAACAACCATTACAATTTCGCCGAGGAGCGGCTAATATAGCCGTCCGCACTCGGGCGCCTATGTTGTCGGTCTTTATTACCTGTAATCCCATCACCCTGATTAAGGGGGAGGCGTGGTACCAAGTACCTCCGTCTAAGGCGGTAATTGATATTTATGTGCGTGAATGGCTGGACCCGATCGATATGGCCGATGGTTGTGAAGATCCTCCTGCCGCTGCACGTAAATTAACAAAAAACTTACAAGAGTATTTTGAAAAAGGTTTGCAAGAATATGTCTGA
- a CDS encoding beta-ketoacyl synthase chain length factor, which produces MMMEFGIEAFSAWAPGIETEEGWRAWAVDSMPVCADEKPKCKQVPPMIRRRLTQWGRMALEVATACSESIDQNTPTIFASRHGDTRRTASLLESIAQEEMLSPTAFSLSVHNSSSGIFSMVRQVFGPALAVASGKDSLAQAFIEAHGLLSDGHDRVLLVMVDEPLAEFYLPDTDERDMPYAFALVLNKGGDNTLSVGYEAAGSKSTDASELSLGIQFLSFWYAEKTDMTYNGKRLSWRFSRS; this is translated from the coding sequence ATGATGATGGAGTTTGGTATTGAGGCTTTCTCTGCCTGGGCGCCGGGTATAGAAACGGAGGAAGGCTGGAGAGCTTGGGCTGTGGATAGCATGCCTGTTTGTGCTGATGAAAAGCCAAAATGCAAACAGGTTCCCCCCATGATCAGGCGGCGTCTGACGCAATGGGGTCGAATGGCCTTGGAAGTTGCTACCGCCTGTTCTGAATCAATTGATCAAAATACACCGACCATTTTTGCCTCCCGGCATGGCGACACTCGCCGCACAGCAAGCCTGCTAGAGTCTATTGCTCAAGAAGAAATGCTTTCGCCTACGGCGTTTAGTCTATCCGTACATAATTCTTCCTCCGGTATTTTTTCCATGGTGCGCCAGGTTTTTGGCCCCGCATTGGCTGTGGCGTCGGGTAAAGACAGTCTTGCCCAGGCTTTTATTGAAGCCCATGGCTTACTGAGTGACGGGCATGACAGGGTATTGTTGGTCATGGTCGATGAGCCTCTGGCAGAGTTCTATCTCCCTGATACCGATGAGCGCGATATGCCTTACGCTTTTGCGCTGGTACTCAATAAAGGTGGGGACAACACGCTTTCTGTCGGCTATGAAGCGGCAGGCTCTAAGTCAACCGATGCGTCAGAGCTGTCATTGGGAATTCAGTTCTTATCCTTCTGGTACGCTGAAAAGACCGATATGACATATAACGGGAAACGTTTGAGTTGGAGGTTCTCCCGTTCATGA
- a CDS encoding glycosyltransferase family 2 protein — protein sequence MSDFKACAVIPVFNHAHLVSQVFKPINKLGIHCIIVNDGGDVQATEQLRALFQNTEGATLVEQFPNAGKGVAVTLGFNKALELGFSHAVQVDADGQHAVEDISKLLNKAEQHPDAVVTGVPLYDASVPRVRFYSRYITHCFVWLETLSFKIQDSMCGFRVYPLAPTVSILNRSAASRMDFDTNIIVRLFWRGVDVISVPTEVRYPDNGVSNFRMFRDNLRISWMHTKLTLGMIIRLPWLLARKLIKS from the coding sequence ATGAGTGACTTCAAAGCCTGTGCGGTCATTCCGGTGTTTAATCACGCACATCTAGTGTCTCAGGTGTTTAAACCGATTAATAAACTGGGTATCCACTGCATTATCGTCAATGATGGTGGTGATGTGCAGGCAACGGAACAACTGCGAGCGCTTTTTCAAAATACGGAAGGCGCCACTTTAGTAGAGCAGTTCCCCAATGCGGGAAAAGGTGTGGCAGTGACACTGGGGTTCAATAAAGCACTGGAGCTTGGGTTTTCCCACGCGGTGCAAGTGGATGCTGATGGACAGCACGCGGTGGAAGACATTTCCAAACTGCTAAATAAAGCAGAGCAACATCCGGATGCAGTGGTCACCGGTGTACCGCTCTATGACGCCAGTGTGCCAAGGGTACGTTTTTACAGTCGCTATATTACCCATTGTTTTGTTTGGCTTGAGACATTGTCTTTCAAGATACAAGATTCCATGTGTGGTTTTCGCGTGTACCCGTTGGCACCGACCGTCAGCATTCTCAATCGAAGTGCTGCATCAAGAATGGATTTTGATACCAATATTATTGTGCGGCTGTTTTGGCGGGGAGTGGATGTTATTTCAGTGCCGACCGAAGTGAGATATCCAGATAATGGTGTTTCAAACTTCCGAATGTTCCGGGATAACCTGCGTATCAGCTGGATGCACACCAAACTTACGCTGGGGATGATAATCCGTTTGCCGTGGTTATTGGCGAGAAAATTAATTAAGAGCTGA
- a CDS encoding beta-ketoacyl synthase N-terminal-like domain-containing protein — MSVYLHNAALKCSLGDTIQACTDNYLSYQNTPSDVVVADLNMPVTMPYFTFASSTDELPHERMYHVMDEQVRDAIELLNLSKTERQRTGLFLGSSSFSANHSEYSYAQELHQQATDPLILPNIGYGKITEDLRNKYDLSFHSYTYATACTSSANAMLYAKRFIDHGILDHAIVLGYEFYNNTTALGFYGLELISPSKSLRSFDARRDGLILGEGCATLCLSKQKKHSAIKIKGGAINTDSHSLTAANPDGSSIANVFEKALHSISAQQEEVVAVKTHGTASIMNDEAEAAGLLKYFTRTLPKLFAIKPYIGHTLGACGVLESILTTESLSRGIIPATPGLACATHADKKLGVTLAQENSNATPGLYLLNYFAFGGNNTVLVLEKEY, encoded by the coding sequence ATGTCAGTTTATCTTCATAACGCTGCACTGAAATGCAGCCTTGGCGACACAATTCAAGCGTGTACCGATAATTATTTAAGCTATCAAAACACTCCTAGTGATGTGGTGGTGGCCGACTTAAATATGCCGGTAACCATGCCCTATTTCACTTTTGCATCGTCAACCGACGAACTGCCTCACGAAAGAATGTATCACGTGATGGATGAGCAGGTTCGTGATGCTATTGAGCTATTGAATCTGTCGAAAACTGAACGACAAAGAACTGGCTTGTTTCTCGGCTCGTCTTCATTTTCAGCCAACCATTCAGAATACTCCTACGCGCAAGAACTGCATCAACAAGCGACAGACCCTTTAATTTTGCCCAACATTGGCTACGGTAAAATTACTGAAGATTTACGTAATAAATACGACTTGAGTTTTCATTCTTATACTTATGCCACAGCTTGCACATCCAGTGCGAATGCCATGCTCTACGCCAAACGTTTTATTGATCACGGCATTTTGGATCATGCGATTGTGTTGGGCTATGAATTTTATAATAACACCACTGCACTCGGCTTTTACGGCCTGGAACTTATCTCTCCGTCGAAAAGCTTGCGCTCTTTTGACGCCAGAAGAGACGGCCTTATTCTCGGTGAAGGCTGTGCAACACTGTGCCTGTCGAAACAGAAAAAACACAGCGCAATAAAGATTAAGGGCGGCGCCATCAATACCGATTCTCATAGTTTGACAGCGGCTAATCCAGACGGATCTTCAATTGCCAACGTATTTGAAAAAGCGTTGCATTCTATATCCGCTCAACAGGAAGAGGTAGTTGCCGTTAAAACCCACGGTACCGCTTCAATTATGAACGATGAAGCCGAGGCCGCGGGATTATTAAAATATTTTACCCGTACTCTACCAAAACTGTTTGCGATTAAACCCTACATCGGGCACACCTTGGGGGCTTGTGGCGTGCTGGAAAGCATTCTTACAACAGAAAGCTTGTCACGCGGAATTATTCCGGCAACCCCAGGCCTGGCCTGCGCCACCCACGCAGACAAAAAACTGGGGGTCACCCTCGCCCAAGAAAATTCAAATGCAACGCCGGGATTGTACCTACTTAATTATTTTGCCTTCGGTGGTAACAATACTGTGCTCGTTCTGGAAAAAGAGTATTAA
- a CDS encoding ABC transporter permease, which yields MTRLLYPSLKKEFLLVSRDLHALLVLFVMPIAFILIMSLALQEQFKGESTLSIKGQLQDNSNSAFAQQITTYLESTPFVTLDSEVATPLFTLEFTPNLEQAIVGEFNGEPAIRIFYAAELGKRERALIQAAVQEAFAYINVNQTAEELGYDEEYAKTQLLKEGAVVTQDQLSNTEKASTPTSTQQNVPAWLVFAMFFVAIPISTTMIGERQQRTLTRLRTMAMSPAIWYFAKLLPYFIINICQMCLMLAVGVFIIPALGGEQLQLNVDFFALSLITVAVSISALGFAALVATLAKTTEQATILSGTGNILFGAIGGIMVPSFVMPEFMRWITLLSPMGWGLQGFLDVLVRRGDIQNILTEVIVLTTFGVLLMFISILLFKYQKESGR from the coding sequence ATGACACGCTTACTATACCCTTCATTAAAAAAAGAGTTTTTGCTGGTCTCCCGGGACCTTCACGCTCTGCTTGTACTCTTTGTCATGCCGATAGCGTTTATCTTAATTATGTCGCTGGCCCTACAAGAACAATTCAAAGGCGAGTCAACGTTAAGCATTAAAGGTCAGTTACAAGATAATTCCAACAGTGCCTTCGCGCAGCAAATTACAACCTACCTGGAATCCACCCCTTTCGTCACATTGGATTCAGAGGTGGCAACACCACTATTTACCTTGGAGTTCACACCAAACCTGGAACAAGCCATTGTTGGTGAATTTAACGGTGAACCGGCAATTCGGATTTTTTACGCAGCGGAACTAGGCAAAAGAGAACGCGCCTTAATACAAGCCGCCGTGCAGGAGGCCTTTGCTTATATTAATGTTAACCAGACAGCAGAAGAATTGGGTTATGACGAAGAGTACGCAAAAACTCAACTGCTGAAAGAAGGCGCGGTGGTTACACAAGACCAGCTATCCAATACCGAAAAAGCCTCAACACCCACATCAACGCAACAAAATGTACCGGCCTGGCTGGTATTTGCCATGTTTTTTGTTGCGATTCCGATCTCCACCACCATGATTGGTGAAAGACAGCAAAGAACACTTACGCGCCTTAGAACCATGGCCATGTCGCCAGCAATATGGTATTTCGCCAAACTGCTTCCCTATTTCATTATTAACATCTGCCAAATGTGTTTGATGCTGGCAGTGGGAGTGTTCATAATACCCGCTCTTGGTGGTGAGCAACTTCAGCTCAATGTTGATTTTTTTGCGCTCTCACTCATAACGGTCGCGGTTAGCATCTCAGCTCTGGGTTTTGCAGCTCTGGTCGCCACGCTTGCAAAAACAACCGAGCAGGCAACCATACTCAGCGGTACAGGTAATATTTTATTTGGCGCAATAGGCGGCATTATGGTGCCCAGTTTTGTTATGCCTGAGTTTATGCGCTGGATCACACTGCTGTCGCCAATGGGATGGGGATTACAAGGCTTTCTCGATGTATTGGTTCGTCGGGGAGATATACAAAATATTTTAACCGAAGTCATCGTTTTAACGACTTTCGGCGTATTACTGATGTTTATATCTATATTGCTATTTAAGTATCAAAAAGAATCAGGTCGATAA
- a CDS encoding phosphopantetheine-binding protein produces the protein MEQLKQELKELIIEECEKDISPEEILDDQPLLRNPELDLDSLDVLQICMAIKTNYGVRIEGSNTARKLLQDINTLAGYVAENRK, from the coding sequence ATGGAACAATTAAAACAAGAACTAAAAGAACTTATTATCGAAGAGTGTGAAAAGGATATTTCCCCTGAGGAAATCCTTGATGATCAACCGCTGTTACGCAACCCAGAACTTGATCTCGATTCACTGGATGTACTGCAGATCTGTATGGCGATAAAAACCAACTACGGCGTAAGAATTGAAGGCTCAAATACAGCAAGAAAGCTATTGCAAGACATCAATACACTTGCCGGGTATGTGGCAGAAAACCGAAAGTAA